In Erythrobacter litoralis HTCC2594, a single genomic region encodes these proteins:
- a CDS encoding MarR family winged helix-turn-helix transcriptional regulator, translated as MAALLANMVDAELEHARHARAFQDSAMDKHMPKDEIRDYAPNEKDDILYLLEEVNRTARRTFDALIVGLDLNQTQWRIIASLLREPTLTQTEISRLLELESATIGQAVAVLVEKGLIERERAAHDRRVWNLHLTEQVRTIWPELREAADRLHEILWKGMSAPQIDLLRTMLRKVAENQKQADTCEESR; from the coding sequence ATGGCGGCACTGCTAGCGAATATGGTTGACGCTGAGCTTGAACACGCCAGGCATGCGCGAGCCTTCCAAGATAGCGCTATGGATAAGCATATGCCGAAAGATGAGATACGTGATTACGCCCCCAACGAAAAGGATGACATCCTTTATTTGCTAGAAGAGGTGAACAGGACCGCTCGGCGGACCTTCGACGCTCTGATCGTGGGGCTCGACCTCAATCAAACACAATGGCGGATCATCGCGTCCTTGTTGCGAGAACCTACGCTAACACAGACCGAGATTTCTCGCCTGCTCGAGCTTGAATCGGCGACGATAGGACAGGCTGTCGCAGTTTTGGTTGAAAAAGGTTTGATCGAGCGAGAGCGGGCGGCGCACGATCGAAGGGTTTGGAACCTCCACCTCACCGAGCAAGTAAGAACCATCTGGCCGGAACTGCGCGAAGCGGCTGATCGACTCCACGAAATTCTCTGGAAGGGAATGTCTGCGCCTCAAATCGACCTCCTGCGTACGATGCTTCGAAAAGTTGCGGAGAATCAGAAGCAGGCTGACACTTGCGAAGAAAGCCGATGA
- a CDS encoding MarR family transcriptional regulator, with protein MTQTELARELKLERASIGQTIDRLEELELVERRRREERQARLAGSFTPCRNRATSQDASRS; from the coding sequence ATGACCCAGACAGAGCTGGCTCGGGAACTGAAGCTAGAGCGCGCTAGCATCGGCCAGACTATTGATCGCCTGGAAGAACTTGAGCTGGTGGAAAGACGCAGGCGCGAAGAACGACAGGCGCGTTTGGCGGGTTCATTTACGCCCTGCCGCAATCGAGCTACTTCCCAAGATGCGAGTAGAAGCTGA
- a CDS encoding alpha/beta fold hydrolase: protein MQSQTFHIGGDGGISIAAEATGNADALPVLLAHGGGQTRHAWKRVTADLANAGFRPIAIDMRGHGDSEWSAEGAYETRDFASDLVAIASKMDRKPALVGASLGGLAGLIAEGHLAPGRFASLTLVDIAPRMETGGVMRVVGFMEEHVETGFSSPDEAAEVIARYMPHRRKRGAGKGLRRYLREKEDGRYYWHWDPAFIRNITLAKRSDPAHQERQFDALNDAASRLSLPLHIIRGGSSDLVSEDAVAQLLELVPHAEYTDIAEATHMVVGDANDAFSAAILDFLKRNHSPQGAVT, encoded by the coding sequence ATGCAGTCGCAAACTTTCCATATCGGGGGAGATGGTGGCATCTCCATAGCAGCCGAAGCGACCGGAAATGCCGATGCTTTACCGGTCTTGCTCGCGCATGGGGGCGGCCAGACCCGTCACGCATGGAAACGTGTCACAGCCGATCTCGCCAATGCGGGATTTCGTCCGATCGCAATTGATATGCGCGGTCATGGCGACAGCGAATGGTCTGCCGAGGGCGCTTACGAAACGCGCGACTTCGCTTCAGATCTCGTTGCGATCGCTTCAAAAATGGACCGCAAGCCAGCGCTCGTCGGGGCCTCCCTTGGCGGGTTGGCCGGACTGATCGCCGAAGGACACCTTGCGCCGGGCCGCTTCGCGTCGCTCACTCTCGTCGACATCGCGCCGCGTATGGAGACGGGGGGCGTTATGCGCGTAGTCGGCTTTATGGAGGAGCACGTGGAGACCGGTTTCTCTTCACCGGACGAAGCGGCAGAGGTCATCGCGCGCTACATGCCACATCGCCGCAAGCGCGGAGCCGGCAAGGGCTTACGGCGCTATCTGCGAGAGAAGGAAGACGGCCGCTACTACTGGCATTGGGATCCGGCCTTTATCCGCAACATCACACTAGCCAAGCGAAGCGATCCGGCTCATCAGGAACGCCAGTTTGATGCGCTGAACGATGCAGCCAGCAGGCTTTCGCTGCCATTGCATATTATTCGCGGCGGATCGAGCGATCTGGTTTCCGAAGACGCGGTCGCGCAATTGCTCGAACTTGTTCCACACGCTGAATACACCGACATCGCAGAGGCAACACATATGGTGGTTGGCGATGCCAACGATGCCTTTTCGGCAGCGATACTCGATTTTCTCAAGCGTAATCACAGTCCGCAGGGAGCCGTTACATGA
- a CDS encoding hotdog fold thioesterase: protein MTDNLTRIDPKRLEEILQIAPFHRWLGLTLRSCSNEQLELEMPWRDEIVSNPAIGSAHGGVLASLIDLTGLYTLLSQGTGAKATADLRVDYHRPATSGPLVASGKIIKIGKNISVAETRVYGPTGNLLASGRGAYVC, encoded by the coding sequence ATGACCGATAATCTGACAAGGATCGATCCTAAGCGCCTCGAAGAGATCCTGCAGATTGCCCCGTTTCACCGGTGGCTTGGCCTCACTTTACGGTCATGCTCGAACGAGCAGCTTGAACTGGAGATGCCTTGGCGCGACGAGATCGTGTCAAACCCGGCAATCGGTTCAGCGCATGGCGGCGTGCTCGCCTCTCTGATCGATTTAACCGGGCTCTACACCTTATTGTCGCAAGGTACAGGGGCCAAGGCGACCGCCGATCTGAGGGTCGACTACCACCGCCCGGCAACCTCGGGACCACTCGTAGCATCGGGCAAAATAATCAAGATCGGTAAAAATATCTCGGTCGCTGAAACACGTGTATACGGTCCTACTGGCAACCTTTTGGCTAGCGGCCGCGGTGCCTACGTATGCTAA